GCTGCTCTTCTTCGCCTTTTTCTGGGGAGCAGTGGTCGCCGTCGTTTTCTCCTACGTCTTCAACTCGATCGTCGCCCTCATCGCCGCCCAAGTTGTCGGCACTGACGGCGCTGAGATCGCGACCGCTGTCCTCTCGGCGCCCGTCGTCGAGGAAGCCTTCAAGGGAGTTTTTCTTCTCTTGCTGATGCTCCTGTTCCGCCACGAGTTCGACAACATACTCGACGGCATTGTCTACGGCTCGATCGTCGGGCTCGGGTTTGCAATGACCGAAAACCTCATCTACTTCGGCCGTGCCTACGCTGAAGGAGGACTCGCCGACCTCGCCTTGATCGTGGTGCTCCGCGCGATCCTCGGCGGATTCAGCCATGCTCTCTACACTGGCACCATCGGAGCCGGGCTCGGGCTCGCGCGCGAATCGCGCCGGCTCGCCGTCAAGCTCATTGCCCCCCTTGCCGGCTATCTCCTTGCGGTCGGGCAGCACGGCGCTTGGAACCTGATCGCCGGCGCCGTTGTTCCGGCCATGCTGCCGCCCGAGACAGCTGCCTGGGTCTATTTCTGCCTCGTCGCCCCCGTGCAGACGGTTGTCCTGACTGGCCCCGGCCTGCTTACCCTCGCCATCATTGTGCTGATCACCTGGCAGCGCGAGGCAGCGATTATTCGTCAGATGCTGCTGCCGGAAGTGGAACAAGGGCTGCTCTCGCGAGAGGACTACCAGATCCTCTCCTCGAGCCGGCGGCGAATTCAGAGCCTGTGGGCCACCCTCCGCAACGACGGCTTCGTTGCGCTTCTCCTTCGCCGCGACTACATCAACGCGGCGACGGAACTCGCCTTCCGCAAGTGGCATCTTGCGCGGGGCGAGCGCCCCAAGCGCGGCCAGCGCTTCACCCCGGAGGAGCAGTATCGAGAGAAGATCCGCCGCCTTCAGGCGCGGCTTGCGCTCCAATAACCGTGCCGGCTACAGCCCCGCGGCTGCGATCTTGACCGCAAGATCGCCCACGCGACAGCTGTAGCCCCATTCGTTGTCGTACCAGGCGACCACTTTGACCATTGTGCCGCCGATCACCATTGTGCTGAGACCATCGACAATCGAACTCGCCGGATGGCCCTTGAGGTCCATGCTGACGAGCGGCTCTTCGGTATAGGCGAGGATCCCCCGCAGCTTGCCCTCGCTGTGCTCGCGCATTGCCCGGTTCACCTCGTCAACCGCGACGTCGCGCTTCAGTTCGGCGACGAAATCGACGAGCGAGACGGTCGGCGTGGGGACGCGAATGGCAAAGCCGTGGAATTTCCCCTTCAGTTCGGGGATGACGAGCGAGACAGCGCGCGCCGCGCCGGTCGTTGTCGGCACCATGTTGAGCGCAGCAGCGCGGGCGCGCCGCAGGTCGCGGTGCACACTGTCGAGAACTCGCTGATCGTTGGTATAGGAGTGGATCGTCGTCATCAGCCCCTTTTCGACGCCGAAGCAATCGTTCAGCACTTTGACGACCGGGGCGAGACAGTTCGTCGTGCACGAGGCGTTCGAGATGATGTGATGACGCGCGGGGTCATACTGATCGTCGTTAACCCCGAGCACGATCGTAATATCTTCATTCTTCGCCGGCGCGGTGATGATCACCTTCTTCGCGCCGCCGCGATCGAGGTGCGCGCGCGCTTTCTCCGCAT
The Dehalococcoidia bacterium DNA segment above includes these coding regions:
- a CDS encoding PrsW family glutamic-type intramembrane protease, translating into MICPTCRRETPADRPFCLNCGAVLPELPPHLEREGMSPGARAALLTIGGGAASLCLLCAGLIVVTEVPDLVGLVLSALLALIPTAIYVSLVLWVDRYEHEPARLLFFAFFWGAVVAVVFSYVFNSIVALIAAQVVGTDGAEIATAVLSAPVVEEAFKGVFLLLLMLLFRHEFDNILDGIVYGSIVGLGFAMTENLIYFGRAYAEGGLADLALIVVLRAILGGFSHALYTGTIGAGLGLARESRRLAVKLIAPLAGYLLAVGQHGAWNLIAGAVVPAMLPPETAAWVYFCLVAPVQTVVLTGPGLLTLAIIVLITWQREAAIIRQMLLPEVEQGLLSREDYQILSSSRRRIQSLWATLRNDGFVALLLRRDYINAATELAFRKWHLARGERPKRGQRFTPEEQYREKIRRLQARLALQ
- the gap gene encoding type I glyceraldehyde-3-phosphate dehydrogenase, whose amino-acid sequence is MTTKVGINGFGRIGRLVLKAILEQHGSALEVVAINDITDTKTNAHLFKYDSNYGVFNGTVEAGPNSITINGHEVRVFAERDPGAIPWRDLGVEIVIESTGLFEDAEKARAHLDRGGAKKVIITAPAKNEDITIVLGVNDDQYDPARHHIISNASCTTNCLAPVVKVLNDCFGVEKGLMTTIHSYTNDQRVLDSVHRDLRRARAAALNMVPTTTGAARAVSLVIPELKGKFHGFAIRVPTPTVSLVDFVAELKRDVAVDEVNRAMREHSEGKLRGILAYTEEPLVSMDLKGHPASSIVDGLSTMVIGGTMVKVVAWYDNEWGYSCRVGDLAVKIAAAGL